The Candidatus Eisenbacteria bacterium genome includes a region encoding these proteins:
- the thyX gene encoding FAD-dependent thymidylate synthase — protein METKRPTTPAAEEILGLYFPVLDHGFVSLVDYMGSDEDVERAARVSYGYGTRRTSATRGLVRYLRRHRHTTPSEMVELKFHCAMPIFVARQWIRHRTASVNEVSGRYSLLPLLYYRPARSEFQAQSASNRQGRDGAPMEALYDEAIGRWERIRTEASSGYEWMVGNDVARELARIDLPLSVYTQWYWKIDLHNLLHFLSVRVDAHAQYEIRAFARVMAGMLQRVAPLTFEAWIDYEVAGAVLSRGELAALRQLVRVREGALEGSGARLAAAELEALGLSNREIDELLAKLGSAPAPEDFTLDPSQARPAEAFAREMEAAVPSVDRR, from the coding sequence TCGACTACATGGGCTCGGACGAGGACGTCGAACGCGCGGCGCGCGTCTCGTACGGCTATGGCACGCGACGCACGAGCGCGACGCGCGGGCTCGTCCGCTATCTCCGGCGGCACCGGCACACGACGCCCTCCGAGATGGTCGAGCTGAAGTTCCACTGCGCCATGCCGATCTTCGTCGCGCGACAGTGGATCCGCCATCGCACGGCGAGCGTGAACGAGGTGAGCGGCCGCTACTCGCTGCTGCCGCTCCTCTACTACCGCCCGGCGCGCTCCGAGTTCCAGGCGCAGAGCGCGTCGAATCGCCAGGGGCGCGACGGCGCGCCGATGGAGGCGCTCTACGACGAGGCGATCGGACGCTGGGAGCGCATCCGGACGGAGGCGTCGTCGGGCTACGAGTGGATGGTCGGCAACGACGTCGCACGCGAGCTGGCGCGCATCGACCTGCCGCTGTCGGTCTACACGCAGTGGTACTGGAAGATCGACCTCCACAACCTGCTGCACTTCCTGTCGGTCCGCGTCGACGCGCACGCGCAGTACGAGATCCGCGCCTTCGCCCGCGTGATGGCCGGGATGCTGCAGCGGGTGGCGCCCCTCACCTTCGAGGCGTGGATCGACTACGAGGTCGCGGGCGCGGTGCTGTCGCGCGGCGAGCTGGCGGCGCTCCGCCAGCTCGTGCGCGTCCGCGAGGGTGCGCTCGAGGGCAGCGGCGCACGCCTCGCGGCGGCGGAGCTCGAGGCCCTCGGGCTCTCGAACCGCGAGATCGACGAGCTGCTCGCAAAGCTCGGATCGGCGCCGGCGCCGGAGGACTTCACGCTCGATCCGTCGCAGGCGCGGCCGGCCGAGGCGTTCGCGCGCGAGATGGAAGCCGCCGTGCCGTCGGTGGATCGGCGGTGA